From Providencia sp. R33, a single genomic window includes:
- a CDS encoding phytoene desaturase family protein, giving the protein MDEQYDVVIIGSGHNGLVAGAKLAHKGLKVVVLESEDTIGGAARTAEITQPGFHHDLYATNIGLFLGSPFYQEYQSQLHQNGFDIVTSDRPYSNVFPDGDGIGVYQDREKTDAMFRKYSPQDADSFWELLRYFQKNVGHFAPLMQMELPSFKAAKQLFSMVRNLGMGESLNLAQLILKSTRQFSEDYFTHPKTRALFIPWAFHLDYGPDVTGGATFSFLESLSDHLNGLSISRGGVGNLMHSIAKIIENHGGKVLTQQDVTEIIIENGKAIGVKTASGKTFSAKKAVIGNITPTQIVNSLINEQYLPSSYIQKAKRYRYGAGTMMLHFALDKPLEWNAGEDFSNFGYVHIGPYTDDISATFDQAQRGILPDSPMLVVGQQSRSDRTRAPEGKETLWVQVRALPFAPTADSRNEIAIGDWGSMKQHYAERVIDKIANYAPNIKQNILDYAVLSPADLMRHNRNLVNGDSVSGSHQISQNYIFRPFPGHSRYKTPIKNLWMIGAATWPGAGLNAISGYLVADHILK; this is encoded by the coding sequence ATGGATGAACAATATGACGTCGTCATTATCGGCAGTGGTCACAATGGCCTTGTTGCAGGTGCAAAACTTGCTCACAAAGGGCTTAAAGTTGTTGTATTAGAAAGTGAAGATACGATAGGTGGCGCGGCGCGTACTGCTGAAATTACCCAGCCTGGTTTTCACCATGACTTGTATGCAACCAATATTGGGTTATTTTTAGGTTCACCGTTTTACCAAGAATATCAAAGCCAGCTACATCAAAATGGTTTTGACATAGTCACCAGCGATCGCCCGTATTCAAACGTATTTCCCGATGGCGATGGGATAGGTGTTTACCAAGACCGCGAGAAAACCGATGCGATGTTCCGCAAATACTCCCCGCAAGATGCTGACAGCTTCTGGGAATTACTCCGTTACTTTCAAAAAAACGTTGGGCATTTTGCACCTTTAATGCAAATGGAATTACCCTCATTTAAAGCCGCTAAGCAGCTGTTTTCTATGGTTAGAAACTTAGGCATGGGGGAGTCGCTTAATTTAGCGCAATTAATACTTAAATCCACTCGCCAATTTTCAGAAGACTATTTTACGCATCCAAAAACCCGAGCACTGTTTATTCCTTGGGCTTTTCACCTTGATTATGGCCCTGATGTGACGGGTGGGGCGACATTTTCATTTTTAGAAAGCTTAAGTGACCACCTCAATGGGCTTTCAATTAGCCGCGGTGGTGTGGGGAATTTAATGCACAGTATTGCCAAAATTATTGAAAATCATGGCGGAAAGGTGCTGACCCAACAAGACGTCACTGAAATCATCATTGAAAATGGCAAAGCCATTGGTGTAAAAACCGCGTCAGGGAAAACCTTCAGCGCGAAAAAAGCGGTGATTGGCAATATTACGCCAACACAAATTGTTAACTCACTGATTAATGAGCAGTACTTGCCGAGTAGCTATATTCAAAAGGCAAAGCGCTACCGTTATGGTGCGGGCACGATGATGCTGCACTTTGCATTGGATAAACCCCTTGAATGGAATGCAGGGGAAGATTTCTCTAACTTTGGTTATGTGCATATTGGCCCGTATACGGACGATATTTCAGCAACCTTTGACCAAGCTCAACGGGGAATTTTGCCTGATAGCCCAATGTTGGTGGTCGGGCAGCAAAGCCGAAGTGACCGAACACGCGCACCAGAAGGGAAAGAAACGCTGTGGGTACAAGTCAGGGCATTACCATTTGCGCCAACGGCAGACTCCCGCAATGAAATTGCTATTGGGGACTGGGGTTCAATGAAGCAGCATTATGCCGAACGTGTAATTGATAAAATTGCGAATTACGCGCCAAATATTAAACAAAATATCCTTGATTATGCAGTGTTATCCCCTGCAGATTTGATGCGGCATAACCGAAACTTAGTGAATGGCGACAGTGTATCGGGCAGCCATCAAATCAGCCAAAACTATATTTTTAGGCCTTTCCCAGGACACTCACGGTATAAAACACCGATTAAAAACCTGTGGATGAT